The nucleotide window AAACTTCTTAGTCTGTAAATTTGGTAAGAATCTACGCTTAGTTTTAATATTAGAGTGAGATACTTTATGACCACTCACTGGCGTCTTACCCGTAACCTGACATACTCTTGCCATAATAAAAAATTTTTGGATTGCAAAGGTAAGGTATTTCAAGGGGAAACAAATCTATTTTTATAGATTTTTTTTAATCATCATTCCTGAAGGGTTCTACAAATATAGCACCAGGCCTTCCAATGAAACGCATTGTATGTAAACTGATCAGCTATTTAACCCCGTATCTTTTTATATTTACCTAAAAAATGCGTCCTCAAAAAGCTGACTACCCCGTTTTTTACGATACTTATATCTGCCTGACAACCGGTGCTGATGTGCAATCTGTACTTTCTCAATCCTTAAACAACTTAGACAGTTTTTTGCACTCCATTCCGGAAAACCGATCTAACTTTGCCTATGCCGAAGGAAAATGGACGGTAAAAGAAGTTGTACAGCATTGCATTGACACTGAACGCATTTTTGCCTACCGGGCCCTATCGCATGCGCGCGGTGAACAACAATCGCTACCGGGCTTTGAGCAAAACGACTACGCTGCGACAGCTGATGTGGCTCAAAGAAGCCTTACAAGCCTGATTGAAGAATTTATATTGGTAAGACGAACTACCGTGCTTTTGTTTGAAGGCCTTTTACAAGCGGACCTCGAACGGATTGGCATCATAAACGGACAACCCATCAAAACCTTTTGCTGGGGATATATCATTGAAGGCCATTGGCTTCACCATCAACGCATTCTCAAAGAAAAATACAGCCTTTAAACAAACAACATGACAAAAAAGATTGCATGCTTTATTGCCAGCCTCCTGGCTTCCCCCCTTTGTATGTTCGCGCAGGATGTGCCCTTGCTGGGTGTATGCGCCAACCTGGATAAGGCTCCGGTTGTAAAAAAGTATAATTACGCTTTTTTACAGCCCACAGTAGGCGATGCTTTGCAACCTTTACAGGCAGATAGTGTTTTCAACAGCGGAGAAAAAATTAAAAAATCAGGTGCCAGGGTATTGGCGGCCAATGTTTTTATTCCCGGTTCTATTAAAACAACCGGGCCCGAGGTAAACGAAAAAAAAATACTGGCTTATGCTACTACCGTTTTCGAAAGAGCCCAAAGCCAGGGAATTCCCATTATCGTTTTCGGCAGCGGCGCCTCCCGTATGATCCCCGGAGGTTTTCCAAGAGATTCTGCATTTAAACAGTTCGTATCTATTGGTAAAAAGCTGGCCCCGCTGGCTGCCCGGTACAATATTGTACTGGCTCTTGAAAGTCAGAATAAAGAAGAATGCAATTTTCTGAATACCGTAAAAGAATGTATTGATGTGGCGAAGGCAGTCAATCACTCTAATTACAAAATATGCGTGGACATTTATCATATGATGCGTGAAAATGAGCCGGTATCTGTAATTACAGAAGGGGGTTCTTTGATTTATCATTGCGATATCGGCGAAAAAGCTACAAGATCAGCACCTGGCATTGCGGGTGATGATTTTACACCTTACTTTAAAGCCTTTCAGCAAATAGGCTATAAAGGAATGATCGCTCTGGAATGCCGCTTTACCGATCTGGACAAGGAGTTACCCATTGCGGCTAAAACGATCAGGGAACAATGGCAAAAAGCATTGAAGCAGATCCCGAAAAACCTCTAAGGTCATCAATAACACTATGCGTATTCATTATAGACCGCTGCCAATAGTCAGCAACCGGGGCGCGTGTCCGCACGCTATATATATACCCTCAATTTTATAAAAGATCTCCGTTTTTACAAATCAAGTACCATTTGAATATTACAACGCTTATACGGTGTAGGAAGTCCTGTTACTTTTTTGAATCCCATTTTATAATACAGGTTGATAGCCGGCTTGAGCATGGTGTTACTTTCCAGGTAAATATTTGAAGCGCCCAATTCACGGGCGGTGCCTATAACAGCCTGCCCCAGCAACCAACCTATATTTTTCCCCTGCGCCTTCGGCGAAACCGCCATTTTAGCCATTTCAAAATCATAATCCGAACCGCTCATTTTGATCAGGGCACATACGCCCACTGGTTCACCCTGGTAAAGCGCTACCAGTATTTGCCCACCTTTATCCAGTATATATTCTTTGGGATTATCCAAAGCCTTGTAATCAGCCGCCTCCATTTCAAAATACTGCGAAATCCACTCTTCGTTCAAATCTCTGAAAACCTTTGTATACTGAGGCACAAAGGGTACAATTTGCACGTCCTTGCTTTCCCTCAGCTTTTTTTGCTCCTGCACCCTTTTTAAAAGCGATTTTTGCATCAGCAGGTCTTCCCACTCCGCAATAGCCTCCCATAAGTTGTGCGTAGCTTCAGCTATAACGTTTTCAATAGCCCTTTCAATATCTTCTCCCTGGATCCTGATCTTTGCGGCCAGCTTTTTACCCTTTTCCGTAAGACCGGCTACATTCCTGCGCTTATCGTCTGACTTCAGGTTATCTTTAACCAGCCCGGCTTCCGCCATTTCCTTAATGATCTTTGTTACTGAAGGCTGGGAGTGACCTATTTCCGCTGCAATTTCTGTAATTGGCTTTGCCCCATCTGCTGCCAGAACAAAAAAAACCGGGAACCACTTCGGCACGAAATCCACCTCATAAAGCTTGTAAATGCCTTCTGCATCCTCGGTAACCTGCGCTGTTAATAATCGCAGGCGGCTTCCCAAAGCCATTTTACCCGTTCTTTCAAAAAAATCCATAATTCTATAATTAATTACATAATTAATTATGCAAATTTAGTTTATTTATTCCACTTCTGAATTTGCCGGCTCTTTTTCATCCTTGTGTCCGGGATAATGAAACAGCGATGTAGTTTACAATTTTCTGATGTTATTTATTGCTAACATTTCAACTCACATCAAGCATGCTTTGCCATTTACAGTAATTCAGCTAAATTCGCAGGGTTTAATACCCGTGGTTCAGCAGGCTCCTTATTCGAAATAAAGCCTCCAGTATCACCAGTTTGAACGGTATCGTTTGAGCGTTCTCAAACAAAAAGAACCGGTTTTAAACTACGGGGAATATAAAAATGTTCTTACTATCAAATTAAATATAAAAATTAATAACACATGGCATACGATGTAGTAGTGTTGGGAAGCGG belongs to Niabella yanshanensis and includes:
- a CDS encoding DinB family protein, whose amino-acid sequence is MRPQKADYPVFYDTYICLTTGADVQSVLSQSLNNLDSFLHSIPENRSNFAYAEGKWTVKEVVQHCIDTERIFAYRALSHARGEQQSLPGFEQNDYAATADVAQRSLTSLIEEFILVRRTTVLLFEGLLQADLERIGIINGQPIKTFCWGYIIEGHWLHHQRILKEKYSL
- a CDS encoding sugar phosphate isomerase/epimerase family protein; the protein is MTKKIACFIASLLASPLCMFAQDVPLLGVCANLDKAPVVKKYNYAFLQPTVGDALQPLQADSVFNSGEKIKKSGARVLAANVFIPGSIKTTGPEVNEKKILAYATTVFERAQSQGIPIIVFGSGASRMIPGGFPRDSAFKQFVSIGKKLAPLAARYNIVLALESQNKEECNFLNTVKECIDVAKAVNHSNYKICVDIYHMMRENEPVSVITEGGSLIYHCDIGEKATRSAPGIAGDDFTPYFKAFQQIGYKGMIALECRFTDLDKELPIAAKTIREQWQKALKQIPKNL
- a CDS encoding bifunctional helix-turn-helix transcriptional regulator/GNAT family N-acetyltransferase, with amino-acid sequence MDFFERTGKMALGSRLRLLTAQVTEDAEGIYKLYEVDFVPKWFPVFFVLAADGAKPITEIAAEIGHSQPSVTKIIKEMAEAGLVKDNLKSDDKRRNVAGLTEKGKKLAAKIRIQGEDIERAIENVIAEATHNLWEAIAEWEDLLMQKSLLKRVQEQKKLRESKDVQIVPFVPQYTKVFRDLNEEWISQYFEMEAADYKALDNPKEYILDKGGQILVALYQGEPVGVCALIKMSGSDYDFEMAKMAVSPKAQGKNIGWLLGQAVIGTARELGASNIYLESNTMLKPAINLYYKMGFKKVTGLPTPYKRCNIQMVLDL